Genomic window (Xenopus laevis strain J_2021 chromosome 3S, Xenopus_laevis_v10.1, whole genome shotgun sequence):
GCATCACAGAAAGGCCAGGGAGTGCATACGAATTTCACTTggaccaaattttgtaaaatgaacatggtaattagggggtgtggtcaataATGATGCTGTGTTTTGTTCCTTGTGTGCCATTGTTTCTAGCCAGtccatgaaaaagaaaatataaatatatatacacaccagtttggtaagattctttaatatgccacttaatttgataaaaactctgttgcttaaatattcattttgggggtatagttttcctttaagtgtttccAGTAAGTGCCTACTTGTGAGCAGAATGCATCACTGGCCATGCCCACAGACACAGAGATCTGCTCCAGGGGTTGTTCTCACTCTTTAGGTACAATTTCAGTCTTCTTGCAATGGATCAGacatgtctttttattttttctagtggCATACAGGACTATTATTTAACAAAATGAAATCTAGTTCAAAATCTGCACTTCCCATAAACGTTCAATGATGTGACTTGACTAGTTTCAGGAAGGTACGGAGTCTCCCCCTAAGCCATTCAGCATAGCAAGAATATACAATTATGTATTATTTCTTTTTCCAATATCAGCATAACCTACCATAGCTGTATGAAAACCTGGCACCTTAACACACATAATCTGGTTATTTTACCTGCCGCTTTAAAATAAACAGGCAGGGGCAACTTAATGGAAACATTAAGAGTTTAGGTACCATCAATGTAATCCAGTAGGTGAGTTTACAGTCTTACACTTTGAAATACATCCCACGGCCACTTCTCTATTACAACGTCCCCTTATTGCTTTGCACAAGACAATTCCATTGGTGAGACACCGACAGTCTTTATAGAGTGACGAGAAGGTTCCCCTGTTGGCACACCTATAGGAGGACACAGGAGAAAAAGCGCTCTAAATTACTTTATTTCCAACACTacttaaaattgaataaaatatgtTGTCAATACTTTATAGACTTAGTATGTAGTTACAAATTCTCAAGATATGAGAAGTTCTACAATTGAAAAGAAACTGCCTGCACAGTCCATGAAATAATAAAGATACATTTATGGATACAGTTGACGCAACATTTTCAGTGTTTAGAAATCAAATGAAACATTCCTGCATAGAGTACGTCCCATTGAAAATGTTTCCccaaaagggaaacattttgcaAATCATCAGAATGAAAAATATTCCAAGACTTTATTTAACCTTTTACTGGTGGCGAGAAAAACTGTATAACTAATAACAGTTCTTGCCAGCGGGCCCATCTGTCAGTAACACTAAAAACAGACCAACCGTAATCAAAACATCTATAAAATCTGTCTCTTTCCAAAACCAAGGcttttttgttcatattttttcaGAGGCACCATTATAGataaatattaatttgaaaaaaaaacaaaaaaatgtatcacaGAAAAACCGCTTTGAACCTGAAATCCTGGCCACATCAAGGATCAAAGGTCCCCAAATATCCATAAGATGTTCACTCCAGATAAGCCAAGGTTGACTCTCCTAAAATACAAAGAGTTGAGATTAGCAACTGCCCAATTTATTTGCAATAGTATATGATTAAACagttaaacagataaaaaaaaacgtgatttCCAAACATATTAGAAAACACAGGAAGGCCAAAGACATTTGAGTGATACATTCCCTCTACATACTATAAATATGAACTTTACAACACTGGGGTTACTAATCTACAGAGTATCTGTCTGTATTTGTAGCATTGGCCTAGTGATGTACTGTTCTGCTGAAAGGAGACGACTATGAGTTAAAAATAATAGTTCTACATAGTGTCATAAAAATACACAGTAAATGAGACTTCGATTtgaaattacattaaaacattgATCGACGGTTataggatatgttatccggaaacctattatccaaaaaactccaaattacgggatggccgtctcccatagactctattttagccaaataatccatatttttaaaaaatgatttcctttttctctgtaataataaaacagtaccttgtacttgatccaaaggaagataataaaaacaacaacaacacaaaTCTACATGCAGATCCTATTTTCTTCCTGGATGTTTgctaatttaaaaccaccaactcgaatttgaatgtgagatttatcacactttgaCCCTGGAAGCAGTTCTGATTCAACTATTCAACAAAACCTgcccgagttcatgtagaagtcaatggaggtcccttgaaccatttcctTGGACATCTataataataagtggtcacttcaagcatttgcaccaacatctctaataaagacatatataaatGACCTATATGTAgccgccctattcaaactgacctgaGCCccagtgtactaatgaagtttcactatgGAGTAAGAACATTAGAGAAAGTGTTCGCTATGACtttgaaactttgccagcgttcagctgctgagaccCATCTTTGCATAtgagtgaattagtgtagtggtagtgaattatCACCTGACGAAAAAGCGcagagtgtggcgaagccttGGCAGGCGAAAATCCGCCCTTTAGTCAATTTGACGGAAGGAATTTTATTATTTAGCAACACTGTATCAGTAAATGACAGGACATGTGAGGGAATATCTCTCCTAGTGatatattttaagaaatgtaGACAGTATTGGCCTCAACCCAAGAATCTGCAAATGCAGCCCCAGTCTAAGAGCTTCTGCTTACACTGAACAGTGATATATCTCTGGTGTAATCGTTTCCTGTGAATAAATAAgtagataaaataaaattcagaatgcaaaaatcaggacAGTGCAGACAAACAGTTGTTCTTACCCAAGCATCCCCGATTCTTTGGTCTTTATTATATACAGGAACATGAGTAATGTGTGAAACAGGTTGTTTCTCCCCTGAAAATACAGTGAGAGTGAAAACATTGACTaaaaaacaatctttatttttatatgaaaactACATACattcaaaggacaaggaaagtcaaagcccctcattaaagggatccggtcatcgggaaaaatgtttttttcaaaatgaatcagttaatagtgctgctccagcagacttctgcactgaaatccatttctcaaaagagcaaacagatttttttatattcaattttgaaatctgacatgggggctagacattttgtcaatttccctgctgccccaagtcatgtgacttgtgctctgataaacttcaatcactctttactgctgtactgcaagttggagtgatatcacccttttcccccccagcagccaaacaaaagaacaatgggaaggtaaccagatagcagctccctaacacaagataacaactgcctgtacTTGAACTACttgaagatgaactacccctttaatggatGCACCCAGGAAGTATGAGCTTCAATgtcaatacataaaatatttctaCAAATACCTTTGGCAGGCTGTAGATGTGCTTCTGATAGACTAACTCATAGTAGGGAGGATTTATACTGCTCTGGTggatgcaaaatacattttcatttgaaatatcTGAtggtgaaaagaaaaatattacgAAAGTCAGTGCAAACCTATACAAATTcagttgcttaaaggaattgttcagtgtaaaaataaaaactgggtaaataggctgtgcaaaataaaaaatgtttctaatatagttagttagccaaaaatgtatataaaggctggagtgactggatgtctaacataatagccagaacactacttcctgcttttcagctctcttggtttacactgactggttaccctggctaccaggcagtaaccaatcagagacttgagggggagccacatgggtcatatctgttgcttttgaatctgagctgaatgctgaggatcaattgtaaactcaatgaacaaaaatgtaccatgtggccccccttcaagtcgctgactagctcagagttatagagctgaaaagcaggaagttggattctggctgttttattagacatctgttcactccagcctttatatattacatttttgcccaactaaccatattagaaacattttttattttgcacagcctatctatttacacagtttttattttcacactgaactgttcctttaatagcttataaacactgacacacacatatactgtacctgGTTTATCTGGAGCCTGGACAAAATGCTGAGAAGTAAACGTTTTCCCATCTGGATATTTAGGATGGGGTGGCAGGCGAGAGTCCAGATACGTGCAAAATATATGCATAATGatcttaaaaagaaataatgatttaataaaatttgaacaGGATTAACCTTGTAACCAACAggaaaatacaatatactgtatatctggaaACATGCATGATCTTCATataactgaggattgaggaggtaggcggggatgaagcccagagcaggaggaggaggagccactttaaccttttagtgtcctttctccaagcaacaggatcttcaccccatggtgcctgtgtcccccccaatctaggcaagagaaatactgtatatctggaaACATGCATGATCTTCATATTGCTTTCATGAAATATTTATCTCTGTCACTCACTGGCAATTTTCAATACATACAAGTTGCAGTGAACACAATATAAAATGGTTGCCTTCCAAATGCTTTGCAGACACTATTTAAAAAGCCAAActaattaacatatattttacatacacGGCTTAGAAAAGAGCAGCAACAGTGACATAGAACAAAAGCATTTGTATGCAAAGCAAATTTCCACATCTTTTATACAAAACATACTGCAGAGTCAGTTGGAAGGTCTGTATCCCATTTTCGCCCCTTAAAATCTCCTCCTGAATTCCACCGGAAAGAGCTCATACATCCTCCATGTGACAACTCTAGAAAATGAATATTTCTATGAAGCTATTGGTGTAAACGACACAAACAAGAACagacattaaaaataaaaggcactacatctGCCAGTTAGTGCTTTGGTATTCCTTATACTAAATAGCCACATTCatgattattatatattagtttggtgGTTTGCCAGGGCAGCTTTTTACTTCTTTATGTTATCATTCTTTGCCAAACTAAATTTATCCTTAAAAACAGGTAAAGAGACAATCCTGGAAAAATTTCTCCAAGTACAGCTGTACATAAAGTCTAAAGTGAATAGGGCTGTGGAACATTCTTATAGTAAATTTTGCGGTGAGGTCTCTTCATACTTTGATTAATATGCAGCAGAGGTTTGTACAACCATTCtgatctattaaaggggacctgtcatcctaagaaataattccaaatcttacTCATGCAATATAAACGTCACTTACAGTAAATAAATGatttcattcttttttcttttagtcttggaactcacaatcacatcaagcaggcaggcgccattttatGGACTTTGTTATTaatgcaagctttgcatcatgccaaaatcttgtttatacacAAGAATGGGGACCCTGAAAGTCATgtccatgtactggctacacaattagatggtgaggagggaggggaatgtggggagagcagtgacatttaggaagtgtagaatggagagtgaaagtaattgcctgccccacctctatgcctaaggcatagaaaaggggcaggcaatatatgatttcGGAAAAATGCGttaataacaggtatggatgttctAATTaaagtatttcatgtttaatttgaaaaggacttttattatacagctttttaggtCTGGGTCACGATCCCCTTTTAACCTCTCCCACATTCTTACTACAGCAAAATTATTTGTTTAGTTGGGGTTAGCATCTtgttaaatgtaaacatttctatTCTTAGAAACTTTTATATGTTGCACTCATAGGAAACTAATAAATCCAGACAGTTTATTAAAGCTATATTTTTATAGTTCTCTATCATCATTTCACATAGGCAATCTCCtgttgattttccttttttatattcaaaccaCTTGCTGTTTATGACCTGCAATAAGGATAACAACACAGGACATCAAACAGAGCTTTCTTCTTATCCCTGCTTCTAATTAAATCTCTTAAGATTACATTAAGCTAAATTCCCTGTTGGGCGGTCCAAAGCATTGCAGAGGGATCCAACATGAAATCCTGTGGGgggaaattatttatttcttttcacATATACTCCTGGAAACCCATCAGAAAGATggctagggtgagatttgggttgaCCACTTATTTGGTGCCTTATAGCCTTGAAACTGTGGCTCAAGGTCTAGTTTTTATAGCTTAGTTAATTATCTTAAAGATCAACAACTCTTCTTCCATAATAaccaataagggggttatttttgaaaatttgaattttctcactactttctgaaaaccactctcaCCAAATCTGTATTGACTTTCCCACCCTATTAATCAATAAATTTGTTACAAATTTGTTATTaatcacaaaaatgtattttgctggaAAAGACTCAATGAGAAAATACCTTTAAGGCGCTCATACAAGTATTCCTGATTTGGAGTGATGTCCAGATACTGCACTATGATATGTAATGTTGGTATGAGTGGGGCTTTTACTAGAGCTGCTTGCTTCAAACTGGTAATACTTGATTCTGCAAAAAgaatatcaaataaaaatgtgaagttgtttttttaaatgatgtctgGTCCGTTGCTATTATTTACCTCCTATCTGTAACTCAGGACAACCAAGTCTTCTCATTTGTGTTTTCACTGAGTCCATCTCATAGACCAATGGGACCAATATTGTTTCATTAATCCACTACagagaaacaaataaacaaatagttAACTACTGGAATAGCACACTGTGATGATACTAAATATGAAAAATTGTGGCCTGCACAAAAGAGAGAAAGAGTCATGGATTTTGTTTTTCATACCTTTCAATTATTTGTAGCATCCTTTTATGCAATAGTGGTAAGAAACTTACCACAGTGTTTAAGACAACTCTCAACACCACTGTTAATTAGTAGTGCTTTGGGAAGATTAtgtctattctgcctgcctgtgtgaCAATAACCTCTGTCCTAGTTTTTGCAAAGGAACATCCTTATTACCCATTCCCTTACTGCGGGCAACCTAAACAACTTTCTACTAGGTTGTTTTAGATTCATACTTGCCCTTTGCAattaatgattatatatttatgcatgtaTGTTCCTCAAATGGCATTCCATAAAACAGATCGAATAAATCTACTTCTACATTTATTACCAAAACAAGTAATTAGCCTTAATATCAAAGAGTGTATATATTCAGTATCACACACCAACTTgtttaatatatttgctttaatatatttgcttcACATATATAAAAAGTTGTAGCTGTTACAGGCTTTAAGTCatgcaaatttgaaatttgaataaaggcatttgtAAACAACTTAGTGCTGTAAGAAGATTTTTCAGAAACACTTTTAGGGTcacttttttccattttgcacACTCAGCCTTAGAACAAATGAAagttccccttaaaggggaattgtcgcgaaaatgaaaattttatataagcttcagcatactgaaataaaaagctttctaaatacaatcaattaaaaattctgtttcagaaacgatgcaaaatatttaattgattgtatttacaaagtttcttatttcagtatgcagaagcttatattaaatgtatgtattatgtatggTAACTATGAGCTAAATTCTTCCATACATTTCGGAATTTTGCAGTCCATGCATCCATGTGGTCCTGCAGCGGACGATTCATTATGACTTTTGCCCaaacctgaaagaaaaaaaaatgctttgctcATGTTGAGAGATCAATTGCAAAAATGAGCTTcatatacattaaagggatactgtcatgggaaaaaaaattcttttcaaaatgaatcagttaatagtgctgctccagcagaattctgcactgaaatccatttctcaaaagatcaaacagatttttttatattcaattttgaaatctgacatggggcatattgtcaatttcccagctgccccaagtcatgtgacttgtgctctgataaacttcaatcactctttactgcaagttggagtgatatcacccccctcccttccccccccagcagccaaacataagaacaacgtgaaggtaaccagataacagctccctaacacaagataacagctgcctggtagatctaagaacaacactcaatagtaaaaacccatgtcccactgagacacattcagttacattgagaaggaaaaacagcagcctgccagaaagcatttctctcctaaagtgcaggcacaagtcacatgaccgggggcagctgggaaattgacaaaatgtctagccccatgtcagatttcaaaattgaatataaaaaaaatctgtttgctcttttgagaaatggatttcagtgcagaattctgctggagtagcactatgaactgatgcgttttgaaaaaaacatgttttctaaagacagtatccctataaaagGGGCATTCTACATTATGTTTCTTCTGAGTCAAATAAATAATGCTTacaaggattatatatatatatatatatatatatatatatatatatatagatatatatatatagatatatagacaaatacaagattcctctgcagaggaatcttgtatttgtctatatgtattttgtggtcacaccctcattgcagccccgcctaatgattttaaaaactagtggtgagcacaactttcccatatatatatatatatatatatatatatatatatatatatatatatatatatatatatatatatatatatatatatatatatatatatatatatatatatatatatatattagactttTGAAGTTGAAAGAAAAGAGGGCAAAGAGTACAGAGATTTTAAGTGTTTGTtctcaaaaattagattttcatagTTTTCATTCCTTGAAAGCAGGAGATTACGGTTACTTTAGCTAATTGGACAACTGTCTCAAGTTACTTTAAGAATGTGTTTAAAGCCTGAGCTAGAAGAgtcaaaagctggccatagactcaaagatccgctcgtttggtgacatcgccaaacgagcggatctttccccgatatgccactaacggcatcgctaatatcgggggtaattcaaacgttcggcagtatggtcgaacgatcgaattacgatacgcctaGGGGCCTCCATACACAGGCAgttaagctgtcaaattggtctaaacgaccgatatcggcagctttatctacccgtgtatggccaccataagtctACAAACCTTCCCAAACCTTCTTTTGGGACACTACTACAAAACTAAAACTGTGAGGAAACGGATTGCTCATTAAAACGCTAGTGGACCCACATTTTAACTTAGTACTGTTATATCTCCAGCTAGATATACTCAAGCCCCCACCCATTATTGGATGGGttaatttcatatttataaaacaattgtAAGAAAACAAGAATCAGTAAAAACCCCAGGTTATATTTCTACCTCTTCAGCAGCATGCTTGGAGCCAAGATCAGCTTCATCTTTATGTGCAGAGGGAGCTTGGGAACGACAGGCTAGCTGGTACTGAAACTTGCGTAGGGTGTGTGCATAATCACCCACAGAACGGCTGTAATTCCAGAAGGTTGGACTGGTTGAAGTTGAGCTTGCATCTGGACCTATAAAAAAGTGGAGACTTTTCAAAACATGTCATTTGAGAGAACACACTTGACTCAGTTCAGAGTTAGGAGGGTAAACTAGACAGGGACTAGACAGGGAGGAGAAGGTAAAATCTGGTAAATAATGTTAGCGGAATGGAGCAGGAAAAGAAGTAGGATAGCCTGGAGAGGGATACTGTGGGTGGAGCAGCAAATCAGGCTGGAGCAGGGGAAGAGATGCAGGACAGGCTAGAAGAGGACAGAGAAGCATGACAGACTAGAAACAAATGGAGAAGCAGAACATACTATAGTAGGACCAAGAATGCAGAGAAGCAGGTCAGACAGGAATTGGACAGAAAAGTAGGCGAGACTGAAGTGGGGCAACGAATCAGGACAGACATCAGTGAGACAGAATGGGTGGATAAGCAGAAGAGACTGAAGAGTGCCAGGAAACAATGCAGAAGGGTTTAATTAGGGCATGACCAATAAGGCTACTGGGAGGTAGCGGACACAATGAGGAAGGCAGGTAAAAAAACTGATTCTAACTTGCTTCCTATCCCAGTAATTAGGGCAGCAGCAGCAAGTAGCTGGGAGAATCTTTAGATCCCAGCAGAACTACATAAGGTTAGTAGCTTACACAGAAGCTACTAAAGGAAGAAGCAGGAAAAATAGATTTCTGAAGACTACAGTATAGTTAGCcagtagaaataaatatttacacaaaAAAGATATTCAGAAATGTATACATATAATTGAAATCACAAGTTAGCCTCTAAGTTTCTCAATTATGTTTCCTAGGAGATAGGGCTtttcaagaagaagaagaacaggcATATGCAGGCGGTAAGTATATGGCTCTGCTGCACCTTATACCCACTAGGACTTTACAATAAGCGAGTCTGAATGAAGAAAAATATTAGGTAGCAAGGGACCATTGTATGCCACAACCTCTTCGccacataaatacagtgctgcttaGCTTACCAAGCTGAGCCCGATGCTGTTTCTCTTCTTCACTCCGTAGGAAAGTGTCCAGTAATTTCAGGTCAGTCATATAATCCTCTTTATCTGTTGGAGAGCTGTAAGCAGATGGAGATGAACGGTAGCGAGATCTCAAACCACCATTTTCCACTGGACCAAGATTACTAAGGTATTG
Coding sequences:
- the tmem209.S gene encoding transmembrane protein 209 (The RefSeq protein has 2 substitutions compared to this genomic sequence); translated protein: MKAEEQRTAMSFIDTTIKMRKEANAKKVVLAWGLLNVSLAGMIYTEMTGKMISTYYNIAYWPLWYIELALASLFSLNALFDFWRYFKYTMASPNITLSPSQQKLVGVPYSMAQSSPQPDLITNKVPVSTPSPSMQGQNVLSYSPSRSPSSSPKFLSTCISGYSPQIQAMLPNSGSPFTSVVSYSSNSFPKITSYSPSPSSPQYLSNLGPVENGGLRSRYRSSPSAYSSPTDKEDYMTDLKLLDTFLRSEEEKQHRAQLGPDASSTSTSPTFWNYSRSVGDYAHTLRKFQYQLACRSQAPSAHKDEADLGSKHAAEEVWAKVIMNRPLQDHMDAWTAKFRNWINETILVPLVYEMDSVKTQMRRLGCPDLQIGESSITSLKQAALVKAPLIPTLHIIVQYLDITPNQEYLYERLKELSHGGCMSSFRWNSGGDFKGRKWDTDLPTDSAIIMHIFCTYLDSRLPPHPKYPDGKTFTSQHFVQAPDKPDISNENVFCIHQSSINPPYYELVYQKHIYSLPKGRNNLFHTLLMFLYIIKTKESGMLGRVNLGLSGVNILWIFGDL
- the tmem209.S gene encoding transmembrane protein 209 isoform X1, with translation MVMTCTRSLRSSHLTMKAEEQRTAMSFIDTTIKMRKEANAKKVVLAWGLLNVSLAGMIYTEMTGKMISTYYNIAYWPLWYIELALASLFSLNALFDFWRYFKYTMASPNITLSPSQQKLVGVPYSMAQSSPQPDLITNKVPVSTPSPSMQGQNVLSYSPSRSPSSSPKFSSTCISGYSPQIQAMLPNSGSPFTSVVSYSSNSFPKITSYSPSPSSPQYLSNLGPVENGGLRSRYRSSPSAYSSPTDKEDYMTDLKLLDTFLRSEEEKQHRAQLGPDASSTSTSPTFWNYSRSVGDYAHTLRKFQYQLACRSQAPSAHKDEADLGSKHAAEEVWAKVIMNRPLQDHMDAWTAKFRNWINETILVPLVYEMDSVKTQMRRLGCPELQIGESSITSLKQAALVKAPLIPTLHIIVQYLDITPNQEYLYERLKELSHGGCMSSFRWNSGGDFKGRKWDTDLPTDSAIIMHIFCTYLDSRLPPHPKYPDGKTFTSQHFVQAPDKPDISNENVFCIHQSSINPPYYELVYQKHIYSLPKGRNNLFHTLLMFLYIIKTKESGMLGRVNLGLSGVNILWIFGDL
- the tmem209.S gene encoding transmembrane protein 209 isoform X2 translates to MKAEEQRTAMSFIDTTIKMRKEANAKKVVLAWGLLNVSLAGMIYTEMTGKMISTYYNIAYWPLWYIELALASLFSLNALFDFWRYFKYTMASPNITLSPSQQKLVGVPYSMAQSSPQPDLITNKVPVSTPSPSMQGQNVLSYSPSRSPSSSPKFSSTCISGYSPQIQAMLPNSGSPFTSVVSYSSNSFPKITSYSPSPSSPQYLSNLGPVENGGLRSRYRSSPSAYSSPTDKEDYMTDLKLLDTFLRSEEEKQHRAQLGPDASSTSTSPTFWNYSRSVGDYAHTLRKFQYQLACRSQAPSAHKDEADLGSKHAAEEVWAKVIMNRPLQDHMDAWTAKFRNWINETILVPLVYEMDSVKTQMRRLGCPELQIGESSITSLKQAALVKAPLIPTLHIIVQYLDITPNQEYLYERLKELSHGGCMSSFRWNSGGDFKGRKWDTDLPTDSAIIMHIFCTYLDSRLPPHPKYPDGKTFTSQHFVQAPDKPDISNENVFCIHQSSINPPYYELVYQKHIYSLPKGRNNLFHTLLMFLYIIKTKESGMLGRVNLGLSGVNILWIFGDL